The Humulus lupulus chromosome 4, drHumLupu1.1, whole genome shotgun sequence genome has a window encoding:
- the LOC133830813 gene encoding protein STRICTOSIDINE SYNTHASE-LIKE 12-like has translation MVSIIVIIFLFSFPTIVLSQPNFNFTKVDLPSTSVGPESITFDSKYGEEPYYTGISDGRIIKYDGANGFVDYAFTVPNRSKEECDGIGINRPDLGPTCGRPMGIGFNLNTKQLYVADAYKGFLVVGPNGGLATTIASAVEGVPFKLPTGLDVDQSNGVVYFTDASSQYSQSQIQVAIDAGDATGRLLKYDPNTQQVTVLLKDLSGAGGTSVSTDGSFVLVSEFIAQRIQKFWLTGPKALTSEVLITFQGRPVNIKKTLLGDFWVAVNMKSNTTTNGSSSATATLNMVPIGIKINATGNILRTVVLTEFYGNVNITDFQQRNRQFYVGSLWTDFLGRLSI, from the exons ATGGTTTCCATAATTGTCATtatctttctcttctcttttccaACCATAGTTCTTTCCCAACCTAACTTTAATTTTACCAAGGTAGATTTGCCATCAACTTCGGTAGGTCCTGAAAGTATAACTTTTGACTCCAAATACGGTGAAGAACCCTATTATACAGGTATATCTGATGGTAGAATTATCAAATATGATGGAGCTAATGGGTTTGTAGATTATGCCTTCACTGTCCCCAATag GTCAAAGGAAGAATGTGATGGAATTGGAATCAATAGACCTGATTTGGGGCCTACATGTGGGAGGCCAATGGGTATAGGGTTCAACCTTAACACAAAGCAACTTTATGTTGCAGATGCTTATAAAGGATTCCTTGTGGTTGGTCCTAATGGAGGACTTGCAACCACAATCGCCTCTGCTGTAGAAGGGGTGCCCTTCAAATTACCTACTGGTTTGGATGTTGATCAATCTAATGGGGTTGTATACTTTACTGATGCTagttctcaatattcccaaag CCAAATTCAAGTGGCAATCGATGCTGGTGATGCAACTGGAAGATTACTAAAATATGATcctaatacccaacaagttacAGTGTTACTAAAAGACCTTTCAGGGGCAGGTGGCACATCGGTAAGTACAGATGGATCATTCGTGCTAGTGTCTGAGTTCATAGCTCAGAGAATTCAGAAGTTTTGGCTGACAGGTCCCAAAGCTTTGACTTCTGAAGTTTTAATCACTTTTCAAGGAAGACCTGTTAATATTAAGAAGACCCTATTAGGAGATTTCTGGGTGGCTGTGAACATGAAAAGCAATACTACAACAAATGGGTCTTCAAGTGCAACTGCTACTTTAAACATGGTTCCAATAGGAATAAAAATCAATGCAACTGGTAACATCTTAAGGACTGTGGTTCTTACAGAGTTTTATGGCAATGTCAATATTACTGATTTTCAACAACGTAACAGGCAGTTTTATGTTGGTAGTCTATGGACTGACTTCCTTGGTCGTTTAAGCATATAA